One stretch of Saccharomonospora xinjiangensis XJ-54 DNA includes these proteins:
- a CDS encoding multidrug effflux MFS transporter produces MTASTAASETTTAASTTEPVTERAATSRPHRTARYALLLGGLTAFGPLSIDMYLPALPVMAQELRSTDTQLQFTLAVFLVGLGIGQLVAGPLSDAFGRRRPLLVGVAVFAAASALAAFSPSVPALIAARAVQALGAATGMVIARAAVRDLYSGVAMARFFSTLMLVTGAAPVLAPVIGGQLLRLTSWRGIFIALTGFGVLLLVVAALALPETLSRQNRRSARPGRIARTYAALLRDRVFIGFALTIGLAFAAMFAYISGSSFVLQHDYGLSPSEYGFVFGANGLGLVLVGQINGRLLGRFAPRTLLRTGLVIAVIGGLGIVAAAAWQAPLALLLAPLFVTVSSVGMVSPNATTLALADHPRSAGSASALLGLVQFLVGGGTSPLVGLLGGSALAMAVAMAAAAIAALAAFASLTRVTSSSDRIDRIDHLR; encoded by the coding sequence ATGACCGCGAGCACGGCGGCGAGTGAGACGACAACGGCAGCTTCGACGACCGAACCGGTGACGGAAAGGGCGGCGACCTCCCGGCCACACCGCACGGCGCGTTACGCACTGCTCCTCGGAGGGCTCACCGCCTTCGGGCCGCTGTCTATCGACATGTACCTCCCCGCGCTGCCCGTGATGGCGCAGGAACTGCGCTCCACCGACACCCAGCTGCAATTCACCCTTGCCGTGTTCCTGGTCGGGCTCGGCATCGGCCAGCTCGTCGCGGGGCCGCTGTCCGACGCCTTCGGCAGGCGCAGACCTCTGCTCGTGGGTGTGGCGGTGTTCGCCGCGGCGTCCGCGCTGGCGGCATTCAGCCCCTCCGTTCCCGCGCTCATCGCGGCCAGGGCCGTGCAGGCGCTCGGAGCGGCCACCGGCATGGTGATCGCCAGGGCCGCGGTCCGTGATCTGTATTCGGGCGTGGCGATGGCGCGGTTCTTCTCCACCTTGATGCTCGTCACCGGAGCCGCCCCCGTGCTCGCGCCGGTCATCGGCGGTCAGCTGCTGCGGTTGACGTCGTGGCGGGGAATCTTCATCGCACTCACCGGATTCGGTGTGCTGCTGCTCGTGGTGGCCGCGCTCGCGCTGCCGGAAACCCTCTCCCGGCAGAACCGGCGTTCGGCCCGCCCCGGCCGCATCGCGCGGACCTACGCCGCACTGCTACGCGACCGCGTGTTCATCGGGTTCGCGCTCACCATCGGACTGGCCTTCGCGGCGATGTTCGCCTACATCTCAGGGTCGAGCTTCGTGCTGCAACACGACTACGGCCTCTCCCCTTCCGAGTACGGCTTCGTGTTCGGCGCGAACGGGCTCGGCCTCGTACTCGTCGGACAGATCAACGGCAGGCTCCTCGGCCGTTTCGCGCCGAGGACACTGCTGCGGACCGGGCTGGTGATCGCCGTGATCGGCGGGCTCGGCATCGTGGCCGCCGCAGCTTGGCAGGCACCGCTTGCGCTGCTGCTCGCACCGCTGTTCGTCACCGTGTCGTCCGTGGGCATGGTGAGCCCGAACGCCACCACGCTCGCGCTGGCCGACCATCCCCGCTCCGCGGGATCGGCGTCGGCGCTGCTGGGTCTCGTGCAGTTCCTCGTCGGCGGCGGAACATCCCCCCTCGTCGGGTTGCTCGGCGGATCGGCGCTGGCGATGGCCGTCGCGATGGCCGCTGCGGCGATCGCGGCGCTCGCGGCCTTCGCCTCGCTCACGCGAGTGACGTCGTCTTCGGACCGAATCGACCGAATCGATCACCTGAGGTGA